In Desulfobacteraceae bacterium, a single genomic region encodes these proteins:
- the ggt gene encoding gamma-glutamyltransferase produces the protein MQFRFNRKREWASAAQRSVSMACGAMVASSQPLASLSGCRVLASGGNAVDAAVAMAATLCAVEPYSVGIGGDSFALFAFDHGRRLVGMNGSGRAPRKATLAGMRAAGHTRMPQTGMLSVTVPGALRAWSDALERYGRLTLGDVLQDAIRYAAEGAPVSEVIAGEWGEATGLLAAHESSARTFLPKGQAPRPGQVFKNPDLAESLRKIAAGGAQVFYGGEIGEAIAAFSAQNGGLLDLADLTDHRTTWMDPIALDYRGYTVCELPPNGQGVTALEILNILQGYDLSALGHNSAEHLHRLIEAVKIAFSNRDRFVTDPDFASAPVDCLLSAAYARRCRQRIRPDAAMAPPPPGFAFASSETVYLAAMDAEGNAASFVSSIFTPFGSGMVVTGTGIALQNRASAFSLDPAHPNRLAPAKRPLHTIIPGMLLKDGSALMAFGVMGGDMQPQGHVQLLCNLIDFGLNPQEAVDAPRIRRLQGRTVYCEEGIAPAVVERLERLGHVIDRSATPVNKVGGAQLVYRDPRSGMLWGASDRRKDGCAIGF, from the coding sequence ATGCAATTCAGGTTCAACCGCAAAAGGGAGTGGGCCAGCGCCGCCCAGCGGTCGGTCAGCATGGCCTGCGGGGCGATGGTGGCAAGTAGCCAACCCCTGGCCAGCCTGAGTGGCTGCCGGGTGCTGGCCTCGGGCGGCAACGCGGTGGATGCCGCCGTTGCCATGGCCGCGACCCTGTGCGCGGTGGAACCCTATTCGGTGGGTATCGGCGGGGACAGCTTCGCCCTTTTCGCCTTCGACCACGGTCGGCGGCTGGTGGGCATGAACGGCAGCGGGCGTGCCCCGCGCAAGGCCACCCTGGCGGGTATGCGGGCTGCCGGCCACACCCGCATGCCCCAGACCGGAATGCTGTCGGTGACGGTGCCCGGGGCGCTCAGGGCGTGGTCGGATGCGTTGGAACGCTACGGCCGCCTGACGCTGGGTGATGTCTTGCAGGACGCCATCCGCTACGCCGCAGAAGGGGCGCCGGTAAGCGAGGTGATTGCCGGCGAGTGGGGCGAGGCGACCGGGCTGCTGGCCGCCCACGAGAGTTCGGCGCGGACCTTTTTGCCCAAGGGTCAGGCGCCGCGCCCCGGCCAGGTGTTCAAAAACCCGGATCTGGCCGAGAGTCTGCGCAAGATCGCCGCCGGCGGGGCACAGGTCTTCTACGGGGGCGAGATCGGCGAGGCGATCGCGGCCTTTTCGGCCCAAAACGGCGGGCTGCTCGATCTCGCGGACCTGACCGATCACCGCACCACCTGGATGGACCCCATCGCCCTGGACTACCGCGGCTACACCGTCTGCGAGCTGCCGCCCAACGGGCAGGGGGTCACCGCCCTGGAGATCCTGAACATCCTTCAAGGCTACGATCTGTCCGCCTTGGGCCACAACAGCGCCGAGCACCTGCACCGCCTGATCGAGGCGGTCAAGATCGCCTTCAGCAACCGGGACCGCTTCGTGACCGATCCCGACTTCGCCAGCGCGCCGGTGGACTGCCTGCTCTCCGCCGCCTACGCCCGGCGCTGCCGCCAGCGCATCCGCCCGGATGCCGCCATGGCGCCGCCGCCGCCCGGTTTCGCCTTCGCCTCCTCCGAAACGGTCTACCTGGCCGCCATGGACGCCGAGGGCAATGCGGCCTCGTTTGTCAGCAGCATCTTCACCCCCTTCGGCTCGGGGATGGTGGTGACCGGCACCGGGATCGCGCTGCAGAACCGGGCCAGCGCCTTTTCCCTGGACCCCGCCCACCCCAACCGCCTGGCCCCCGCCAAGCGCCCGCTGCACACCATCATCCCGGGAATGCTGCTCAAGGACGGAAGCGCCCTGATGGCCTTCGGGGTCATGGGCGGGGACATGCAGCCTCAGGGGCATGTGCAGCTGCTCTGCAACCTGATCGATTTCGGTCTGAACCCCCAGGAGGCAGTGGATGCGCCCCGTATTCGGCGCCTGCAGGGCCGCACGGTCTACTGCGAGGAGGGCATCGCCCCGGCGGTCGTGGAGCGGCTGG